From a region of the Xanthomonas rydalmerensis genome:
- the glmU gene encoding bifunctional UDP-N-acetylglucosamine diphosphorylase/glucosamine-1-phosphate N-acetyltransferase GlmU, which translates to MSLPLHVVILAAGAGKRMKSVKPKVLQPIAGRPMLAHVIETARQLQPDAIHIVHGHGGDAVLAAFADQPDLLWAEQAQQLGTGHAVQQAMAAVPDAATVLVLYGDVPLIRAETLIRLLHAPGRVAVLVAEPEDPTGYGRIVRDAAGKVAAIVEQKDADDEQRRIRTINTGIVTAESTALKRWLAQLRNDNAQREYYLTDVFAAAAAEFTPAEMVLVADPIEAEGANDPWQLTQLERAWQLRAARALCEQGVQLIDPHRLDQRGRVRVGHDVCIDANVILEGEVELGDGVSIGPFVRLKDVVLGPGTEVRAHCDLEGVVAEGAVQIGPFARLRPGTVLADGVHIGNFVETKKAVLGVGSKANHLTYLGDATIGSGVNVGAGVITCNYDGVNKSQTVIGDGVFVGSNSALVAPLEIGEGATIGAGSVITRSAPAGKLSVARVRQETVEGWKRPGKRD; encoded by the coding sequence ATGAGCCTGCCACTGCACGTCGTGATCCTCGCCGCCGGCGCGGGCAAGCGGATGAAGTCGGTCAAGCCCAAGGTGCTGCAGCCGATCGCCGGCCGGCCGATGCTGGCGCACGTGATCGAGACCGCGCGCCAGCTGCAGCCGGATGCGATCCACATCGTCCATGGCCATGGCGGCGATGCGGTGCTGGCGGCCTTCGCCGACCAGCCGGACCTGCTGTGGGCCGAGCAGGCGCAACAGCTGGGCACCGGCCACGCGGTGCAGCAGGCGATGGCGGCCGTGCCCGACGCGGCCACGGTGCTGGTGCTGTACGGCGACGTGCCGCTGATCCGCGCCGAAACCCTGATCCGCCTGCTGCATGCGCCCGGCCGCGTCGCGGTGCTGGTGGCCGAACCGGAGGATCCCACCGGCTACGGCCGCATCGTGCGCGACGCCGCCGGCAAGGTCGCGGCGATCGTCGAGCAGAAGGATGCCGACGACGAGCAGCGGCGCATCCGCACCATCAACACCGGCATCGTCACCGCCGAGTCCACTGCGTTGAAGCGCTGGCTGGCGCAGTTGCGCAACGACAACGCGCAGCGTGAGTACTACCTGACCGATGTGTTCGCCGCGGCTGCCGCCGAGTTCACTCCGGCGGAAATGGTGCTGGTGGCCGATCCGATCGAGGCCGAGGGCGCCAACGATCCGTGGCAGCTGACGCAACTGGAGCGCGCCTGGCAGTTGCGCGCGGCGCGTGCGCTGTGCGAACAGGGCGTGCAGCTGATCGACCCGCATCGCCTGGACCAGCGCGGCCGCGTGCGTGTCGGCCACGACGTGTGCATCGACGCCAACGTGATCCTGGAAGGCGAGGTGGAACTGGGCGACGGCGTCAGCATCGGCCCGTTCGTGCGGCTGAAGGACGTGGTGCTGGGGCCCGGCACCGAGGTGCGCGCGCATTGCGATCTGGAAGGCGTAGTGGCCGAGGGCGCGGTGCAGATCGGTCCGTTCGCCCGGTTGCGACCGGGCACGGTGCTGGCCGATGGCGTGCACATCGGCAATTTCGTCGAGACCAAGAAGGCGGTGCTCGGTGTCGGCAGCAAGGCCAATCACCTGACTTATCTGGGCGATGCCACCATCGGCAGCGGCGTCAACGTCGGCGCCGGCGTGATCACCTGCAACTACGACGGCGTCAACAAGTCGCAGACGGTGATCGGCGATGGCGTGTTCGTCGGCTCCAACAGCGCGCTGGTGGCGCCGCTGGAGATCGGCGAGGGCGCCACCATCGGTGCCGGCTCGGTGATTACCCGCAGCGCGCCGGCCGGAAAGCTGAGCGTGGCACGGGTGCGGCAGGAAACCGTCGAGGGCTGGAAACGCCCGGGCAAGCGCGACTGA
- a CDS encoding GtrA family protein — MGLLRQGSQFLLIGLLQLLIDWSVFVAATAAGMPTVPGNVLGRVCGALLGFWLNGRITFASDDAARLGWRRFGRFMAMWLVLTVLSTWLVALCAHALGLRLAWLAKPLVEGMLAVVSFFLGRQLVYR, encoded by the coding sequence ATGGGTCTTTTGCGCCAGGGCAGCCAGTTCCTGCTGATCGGCCTGCTGCAATTGCTGATCGACTGGAGCGTGTTCGTCGCCGCCACCGCGGCCGGCATGCCGACGGTGCCGGGCAACGTGCTGGGCCGCGTCTGCGGCGCCCTGCTCGGGTTCTGGCTCAACGGCCGCATCACCTTCGCCAGCGACGACGCCGCACGCCTGGGCTGGCGCCGCTTCGGCCGCTTCATGGCCATGTGGCTGGTGCTTACCGTGCTCAGCACCTGGCTGGTGGCGCTGTGCGCGCACGCGCTGGGCCTGCGCCTGGCCTGGCTGGCAAAGCCGCTGGTCGAAGGCATGCTGGCGGTGGTGTCGTTCTTCCTGGGCCGGCAGCTGGTCTACCGCTAG
- a CDS encoding sensor histidine kinase, with protein MKLRRSFTAMLFLRLLPVLALAAALPWLLAYWMDRGWEVVTASTLALLLLMWWTLRRATAPMRSVFRALAGTVSSYRDGEYNFGVHWRGDDELGEMVAAHAQLGEILREQRQGLAQRELMLDTMVQNTPVAMLLTSKGGDGLRRVVFSNLAARKLLHSGWKLEGQRLDDLLLGVPAPLREAISRGGDSLFAIEGGDEDPDEEQIYHLSQRRFHLNGRPHELLLIRLLTAELRRQEVHTWKKVIRVISHELNNSLAPIASLAHSGAELVRRQKVERLEEVFGTIEERARHLEGFIRGYARFAKLPQPQLQTVHWAQFLAGLQQQIPFALDLESPDLHSRVDPAQLQQALLNLVKNAHESLPEGQTPADGVRVRVSTRPDWLRLEVLDRGSGMNEAVLHNALMPFYSTKRNGTGLGLALTREIVEAHGGRLSLHNRDQGGLCVTVQLPQGERG; from the coding sequence CGCTGGCCCTGCTGCTGCTGATGTGGTGGACGCTGCGCCGCGCCACCGCGCCAATGCGCTCGGTGTTCCGCGCCCTGGCCGGCACCGTCAGCAGCTATCGCGACGGCGAGTACAACTTCGGCGTGCACTGGCGCGGCGACGACGAACTGGGCGAGATGGTCGCCGCGCACGCGCAACTGGGCGAGATCCTGCGCGAGCAACGCCAGGGCCTGGCGCAGCGCGAGCTGATGCTCGACACCATGGTGCAGAACACCCCGGTGGCGATGCTGCTCACCTCCAAGGGCGGCGACGGCCTGCGCCGCGTGGTGTTCTCCAACCTGGCCGCGCGCAAGCTGCTGCACAGCGGCTGGAAGCTGGAAGGCCAGCGACTGGACGACCTGTTGCTCGGCGTGCCGGCCCCGCTGCGTGAGGCGATCTCGCGCGGCGGCGACAGCCTGTTTGCGATCGAGGGCGGCGACGAGGATCCGGACGAGGAGCAGATCTACCACCTGTCGCAGCGCCGCTTCCATCTCAACGGCCGCCCGCACGAACTGCTGCTGATCCGCCTGCTCACCGCCGAGCTGCGCCGCCAGGAAGTGCATACGTGGAAGAAGGTCATCCGGGTCATCAGCCATGAGCTCAACAACTCGCTGGCGCCGATCGCCTCGCTGGCGCACTCCGGCGCCGAACTGGTGCGGCGGCAGAAGGTGGAGCGGCTGGAAGAGGTGTTCGGCACCATCGAGGAACGCGCGCGGCACCTGGAAGGCTTCATCCGCGGCTACGCGCGCTTCGCCAAGCTGCCACAGCCGCAACTGCAGACGGTGCACTGGGCGCAGTTCCTGGCCGGGCTGCAGCAGCAGATTCCGTTCGCGCTGGACCTGGAGTCGCCGGACCTGCACAGCCGGGTCGATCCGGCGCAACTGCAGCAGGCGCTGCTCAACCTGGTCAAGAACGCGCACGAATCCCTGCCCGAGGGACAGACGCCGGCCGACGGCGTGCGCGTGCGTGTGTCCACACGCCCGGACTGGCTGCGCCTGGAAGTGCTGGACCGCGGCAGCGGCATGAACGAGGCGGTGCTGCACAACGCGCTGATGCCGTTCTATTCGACCAAGCGCAACGGCACAGGCCTGGGCCTGGCCCTGACCCGCGAGATCGTCGAAGCCCACGGCGGCCGCCTGTCGCTGCACAACCGCGACCAAGGCGGGTTGTGCGTGACGGTGCAGTTGCCGCAGGGGGAGCGGGGCTGA
- the atpG gene encoding F0F1 ATP synthase subunit gamma: MAGGREIKSKIKSVQNTRKVTRALEMVSASKIRKAQDRMKTSRPYAQAMKQVIGHLAQASTDYTHPFLVQRESVKRVGYIVISSDRGLAGGLNNNLFRKMLGEVRQWQDQGAGVDVVTIGQKASVFFRRLKVDMVGSVSHLGDLPRVEQLIGVIKVMLDAFTEGKLDRVYLVYNRFVNTMTQKASFDQLLPLPAAESQVAHHDWDYLYEPDAATVLEHVMTRYIESLVYQAVLENVASEHAARMVAMKAASDNASKLISTLQLVYNKARQAAITQEISEIVGGAAAV, from the coding sequence ATGGCAGGCGGACGCGAAATCAAATCCAAGATCAAGAGCGTGCAGAACACCCGCAAGGTGACGCGCGCGCTCGAGATGGTCTCGGCCTCCAAGATCCGCAAGGCGCAGGATCGGATGAAGACCTCGCGTCCCTACGCGCAGGCGATGAAGCAGGTGATCGGGCATCTGGCGCAGGCCAGCACCGACTACACGCATCCGTTCCTGGTGCAGCGCGAGTCGGTCAAGCGCGTCGGCTACATCGTGATCTCCTCCGATCGCGGCCTGGCCGGCGGCCTGAACAACAACCTGTTCCGCAAGATGCTGGGCGAAGTGCGCCAGTGGCAGGACCAGGGCGCGGGGGTGGACGTGGTCACCATCGGCCAGAAGGCCTCGGTGTTCTTCCGCCGGCTCAAGGTGGACATGGTCGGCAGCGTCAGCCACCTGGGCGACCTGCCGCGCGTGGAGCAGCTGATCGGCGTCATCAAGGTGATGCTGGATGCGTTCACCGAAGGCAAGCTGGATCGCGTGTATCTGGTCTACAACCGCTTCGTCAACACGATGACGCAGAAGGCCAGCTTCGACCAGCTGCTGCCGCTGCCGGCGGCCGAGAGCCAGGTCGCGCACCACGACTGGGACTACCTGTACGAACCCGATGCCGCGACCGTGCTCGAGCACGTGATGACGCGCTACATCGAGTCGCTGGTGTACCAGGCGGTGCTGGAGAACGTGGCGTCCGAGCATGCGGCGCGCATGGTCGCGATGAAGGCGGCCAGCGACAACGCCAGCAAGCTGATCAGCACCTTGCAGTTGGTCTACAACAAGGCGCGTCAGGCTGCGATCACCCAGGAAATTTCCGAAATCGTCGGCGGCGCAGCGGCCGTGTAG
- a CDS encoding chorismate mutase, producing MPLSASVPRPCVHALTAVLAGALLMGCALPARSATPLEPLLDRIAERNAIGDQVALSKWDSGKPVLDATREAAVLASVRDQAPAHGVDPDDAARFFGMQIESNKLVQYELLSRWHLRGRAPNSPRPDLTALRARLDQLQGEMLDALQASAAVRQAPDCPATTARAAEAYALRWQLDQLHRTALVRSLGDFCH from the coding sequence ATGCCCCTGTCCGCTTCCGTTCCTCGTCCCTGCGTGCACGCGTTGACCGCCGTGCTGGCCGGCGCCCTGTTGATGGGATGCGCTTTGCCCGCACGCAGCGCCACCCCGCTGGAGCCGCTGCTGGATCGCATCGCCGAGCGCAATGCGATCGGTGACCAGGTCGCGCTGAGCAAGTGGGACAGCGGCAAACCGGTGCTGGACGCCACGCGCGAGGCCGCGGTGCTGGCGAGCGTGCGCGATCAGGCGCCGGCCCACGGTGTGGATCCGGACGATGCGGCGCGTTTCTTCGGCATGCAGATCGAATCCAACAAGCTGGTGCAGTACGAACTGCTGTCGCGCTGGCACCTGCGTGGCCGCGCGCCCAACAGCCCGCGCCCGGACCTGACCGCGCTGCGTGCGCGCCTGGATCAGCTGCAGGGTGAGATGCTGGATGCGCTGCAGGCCAGCGCCGCGGTGCGCCAGGCCCCGGATTGCCCGGCCACGACTGCGCGCGCGGCCGAGGCCTATGCGCTGCGCTGGCAGTTGGACCAGCTGCACCGCACCGCGCTGGTGCGCAGCCTGGGCGATTTCTGCCACTGA
- a CDS encoding F0F1 ATP synthase subunit delta — translation MSQALTLARPYARAAFAAASDAGKLAPWSQALAFSAQVAADPRVAALLHNPLLQREQAVSLLAPEAADEQYQRFLSLLAEGQRLPLLPEIAGLYDQLRAEAERVVQANVTSATALSDAEVASLKVALKQRFGREVEITTAVDASLIGGAVIDAGDVVIDGSLKGKLSRLQSALAH, via the coding sequence ATGAGCCAGGCCCTCACACTGGCGCGTCCCTACGCTCGCGCTGCGTTCGCCGCGGCCAGCGACGCCGGCAAGCTCGCGCCCTGGTCGCAGGCGCTGGCGTTCTCCGCCCAGGTCGCGGCCGACCCGCGCGTGGCCGCGTTGCTGCACAACCCGCTGCTGCAGCGGGAACAGGCGGTGTCGCTGCTGGCGCCGGAAGCCGCCGACGAGCAGTACCAGCGCTTCCTGAGCCTGCTGGCCGAAGGCCAGCGGCTGCCGCTGCTGCCGGAGATCGCCGGGCTGTACGACCAGCTGCGGGCCGAGGCCGAGCGCGTGGTGCAGGCCAACGTGACCTCCGCGACGGCGCTGAGCGATGCCGAGGTGGCCTCGCTGAAGGTGGCGCTGAAGCAGCGCTTCGGCCGCGAGGTCGAGATCACCACGGCGGTGGACGCTTCGCTGATCGGCGGCGCGGTGATCGACGCCGGCGACGTGGTCATCGACGGTTCGTTGAAAGGCAAGCTGTCGCGTCTGCAATCCGCACTGGCCCACTAA
- a CDS encoding F0F1 ATP synthase subunit B — MNIGLTLFAQALAFAGLIWIVATKIWPPLMQAIEERQQKIAEGLAAADRSQKDLAQAQEKVNEALKDARIKANEIIDQAHARANQIVEAAKHEAIVEANRQKELAQAEIDAAANRAREDLRRQVSLLAVSGAEKLLKREIDANAHKALLDELAAEI, encoded by the coding sequence ATGAATATCGGTCTCACCCTCTTTGCCCAGGCGCTGGCGTTCGCCGGTCTGATCTGGATCGTCGCGACCAAGATCTGGCCGCCGCTGATGCAGGCCATCGAAGAGCGCCAACAGAAGATCGCCGAAGGCCTGGCCGCCGCCGATCGCAGTCAGAAGGATCTGGCGCAGGCGCAGGAAAAGGTCAACGAAGCGTTGAAGGACGCCCGCATCAAGGCCAACGAGATCATCGATCAGGCCCATGCGCGCGCCAATCAGATCGTCGAGGCGGCCAAGCACGAGGCGATCGTCGAAGCCAACCGGCAGAAGGAACTGGCCCAGGCCGAGATCGACGCCGCGGCCAACCGTGCGCGCGAGGACCTGCGTCGCCAGGTGTCGCTGCTGGCGGTGAGCGGTGCCGAGAAGCTGCTCAAGCGCGAAATCGACGCCAACGCCCACAAGGCGCTGCTCGACGAGCTGGCGGCGGAGATCTGA
- the atpD gene encoding F0F1 ATP synthase subunit beta, translating to MSQGKIVQIIGAVVDVEFARADVPKIYDALKVEGTAITLEVQQQLGDGIVRTIALGSTDGLKRNLIATNTGRAISVPVGAGTLGRIMDVLGRPIDEAGDVQASDHWEIHRAAPTYEDQSSATELLETGIKVIDLMCPFAKGGKVGLFGGAGVGKTVNMMELINNIAKAHSGLSVFAGVGERTREGNDFYHEMKDSNVLDKVAMVYGQMNEPPGNRLRVALTGLTMAEYFRDEKDASGKGKDVLLFVDNIYRYTLAGTEVSALLGRMPSAVGYQPTLAEEMGVLQERITSTKSGSITSIQAVYVPADDLTDPSPATTFAHLDATVVLSRNIASLGIYPAVDPLDSTSRQLDPNVIGHEHYDTARRVQSTLQKYKELKDIIAILGMDELSEEDKQAVSRARKIERFFSQPFHVAEVFTGSPGKYVSLKDTIRGFKAIVDGEYDHLPEQAFYMVGGIEEAVEKAKKMAEKA from the coding sequence ATGAGTCAGGGCAAGATCGTTCAGATCATCGGCGCGGTCGTCGACGTCGAATTCGCGCGTGCCGATGTGCCGAAGATTTACGACGCACTGAAGGTCGAAGGCACCGCCATCACGCTGGAAGTGCAGCAGCAGCTGGGCGACGGCATCGTGCGCACCATCGCCCTCGGTTCCACCGACGGCCTCAAGCGCAACCTGATCGCCACCAACACCGGCCGTGCGATCTCGGTGCCGGTCGGTGCCGGCACGCTGGGCCGCATCATGGACGTGCTGGGCCGTCCGATCGACGAGGCCGGCGACGTGCAGGCCAGCGATCACTGGGAAATCCACCGCGCGGCGCCGACCTATGAAGACCAGTCCTCGGCCACCGAGCTGCTGGAAACCGGCATCAAGGTCATCGACCTGATGTGCCCGTTCGCCAAGGGCGGCAAGGTCGGCCTGTTCGGCGGCGCCGGCGTCGGCAAGACCGTCAACATGATGGAACTGATCAACAACATCGCCAAGGCGCACTCGGGTCTGTCCGTGTTCGCCGGCGTGGGCGAGCGTACCCGCGAGGGCAACGACTTCTACCACGAGATGAAGGACTCCAACGTCCTGGACAAGGTGGCGATGGTGTACGGCCAGATGAACGAGCCGCCGGGCAACCGCCTGCGCGTCGCGCTGACCGGCCTGACCATGGCCGAGTACTTCCGCGACGAGAAGGACGCGTCGGGCAAGGGCAAGGACGTGCTGCTGTTCGTCGACAACATCTACCGCTACACCCTGGCCGGTACCGAAGTGTCGGCGTTGCTGGGCCGCATGCCGTCGGCGGTGGGCTACCAGCCGACCCTGGCCGAGGAAATGGGCGTGCTGCAGGAGCGCATCACCTCGACCAAGTCCGGCTCGATCACCTCGATCCAGGCCGTGTACGTGCCCGCGGACGACCTGACCGACCCGTCGCCGGCGACCACCTTCGCCCACCTCGACGCCACCGTCGTGCTGTCGCGTAACATCGCCTCGCTGGGCATCTACCCGGCGGTGGATCCGCTCGATTCGACCAGCCGCCAGCTGGACCCGAACGTGATCGGCCACGAGCACTACGACACCGCCCGCCGCGTGCAGTCCACCTTGCAGAAGTACAAGGAACTGAAGGACATCATCGCGATCCTGGGCATGGATGAACTGTCCGAAGAGGACAAGCAGGCCGTGTCGCGCGCGCGCAAGATCGAACGCTTCTTCAGCCAGCCGTTCCACGTGGCCGAAGTGTTCACCGGCTCGCCGGGCAAGTACGTGTCGCTGAAGGACACCATCCGCGGCTTCAAGGCCATCGTCGACGGCGAGTACGACCACCTGCCGGAGCAGGCCTTCTACATGGTGGGCGGCATCGAGGAAGCGGTCGAGAAGGCCAAGAAGATGGCCGAGAAGGCGTAA
- a CDS encoding GNAT family N-acetyltransferase, producing MARHIRLAREHELARLPEIERRAGALLQGHAAQAVFAAHALEMDALRAGLAREQLWVALDDDGDCAGYLLGGCLDDGFHVQQMDVDPRYGRRGHGRALLRHARAAAMAAGFPSMLLTTLRDVPWNAPFYASEGFVELPPTQWGPQLCATWQQEAALGFPMHLRVAMRCPLPLR from the coding sequence ATGGCCAGGCACATCCGCCTGGCGCGCGAGCACGAGCTGGCGCGGTTGCCGGAAATCGAGCGGCGCGCCGGCGCCCTGCTGCAGGGCCATGCGGCGCAGGCCGTATTCGCGGCGCATGCGTTGGAGATGGACGCCCTGCGTGCAGGACTGGCGCGCGAGCAGCTGTGGGTGGCGCTGGACGACGATGGCGATTGCGCGGGCTATCTGCTCGGCGGATGCCTGGACGATGGTTTCCATGTGCAACAGATGGATGTGGATCCGCGCTACGGGCGTCGCGGCCATGGCCGTGCGCTGCTACGGCATGCGCGCGCAGCCGCGATGGCGGCCGGCTTCCCAAGCATGCTGCTGACCACCTTGCGCGACGTGCCGTGGAATGCGCCGTTCTACGCCAGCGAAGGCTTCGTCGAGTTGCCGCCTACGCAGTGGGGGCCGCAGTTGTGCGCGACCTGGCAACAGGAAGCCGCACTCGGTTTTCCGATGCACCTGCGGGTGGCGATGCGCTGTCCATTGCCGTTGCGCTGA
- the atpB gene encoding F0F1 ATP synthase subunit A, with the protein MAGEAETPTSYIQHHLHNLTFQVQEGGFWQVHVDTMVMSVLSGLLMVFGFWLATRKATAGVPGKWQAFVEILLEFVDRQAKDTYHGTSKLVTPIAITLFFWILMMNLIKMIPADFLAIPLSWAGVHYWKPVPTADVNATLGMSISVFFLMIFFSLRSKGVGGMAKEFLTAPFGKWMLPFNLILNVVEWLSKPVSLAMRLFGNMFGGEIVFLLIWVLGGAGIFGALAGGAFGFGWMLFHLLVIPLQAFIFMMLSIVYLSLAEDSH; encoded by the coding sequence ATGGCGGGCGAGGCAGAAACCCCTACCTCCTACATCCAGCACCATCTGCACAACCTCACCTTCCAGGTGCAGGAAGGCGGGTTCTGGCAGGTGCACGTCGATACCATGGTCATGTCGGTGCTGTCCGGCCTGCTGATGGTGTTCGGCTTCTGGCTGGCCACGCGCAAGGCCACCGCCGGCGTGCCGGGCAAGTGGCAGGCGTTCGTGGAGATCCTGCTGGAGTTCGTGGACCGCCAGGCCAAGGACACCTACCACGGCACCAGCAAGCTGGTGACCCCGATCGCGATCACCCTGTTCTTCTGGATCCTGATGATGAACCTCATCAAGATGATCCCGGCGGACTTCCTGGCGATCCCGCTGAGCTGGGCCGGCGTGCACTACTGGAAGCCAGTGCCGACCGCCGACGTCAATGCCACCCTGGGCATGTCGATCAGCGTGTTCTTCCTGATGATCTTCTTCTCGCTGCGCTCCAAGGGCGTGGGCGGCATGGCCAAGGAATTCCTCACCGCGCCGTTCGGCAAGTGGATGCTGCCGTTCAACCTGATCCTCAATGTCGTCGAGTGGCTGAGCAAGCCGGTGTCGCTGGCGATGCGACTGTTCGGCAACATGTTCGGCGGCGAGATCGTGTTCCTGCTGATCTGGGTGCTCGGCGGTGCCGGCATCTTCGGCGCGCTGGCCGGCGGTGCGTTCGGCTTCGGCTGGATGCTGTTCCACCTGCTGGTGATTCCGCTGCAGGCGTTCATTTTCATGATGCTGTCCATCGTGTATCTGAGCCTGGCGGAAGACAGCCACTGA
- the atpE gene encoding F0F1 ATP synthase subunit C, which translates to MYFAVLTNLAQVQSSTVLAVGIMIGLAALGAGLGLAIMAGKFLESAARQPELIPVLQVRMFITAGLIDAAFIISVAVGLLFAFANPMIGEFVARLPQGG; encoded by the coding sequence ATGTACTTCGCCGTCCTGACCAACCTCGCCCAAGTCCAGAGCTCCACCGTCCTCGCCGTCGGCATCATGATCGGCCTGGCCGCGCTGGGCGCCGGCCTCGGTCTGGCCATCATGGCCGGCAAGTTCCTGGAATCGGCCGCGCGCCAGCCGGAACTGATCCCGGTGCTGCAGGTCCGCATGTTCATCACCGCCGGCTTGATCGACGCCGCGTTCATTATCAGCGTCGCGGTCGGCCTGCTGTTCGCGTTCGCCAACCCGATGATCGGCGAGTTCGTCGCGCGTCTGCCGCAGGGCGGTTGA
- the atpA gene encoding F0F1 ATP synthase subunit alpha codes for MATTLNPSEISELIKNRIEQVKLAAESRNEGTVTSVSDGIVRIFGLADVMQGEMIELPNDTYALALNLERDSVGAVVLGDYESLREGDVAKTTGRILEVPVGKELLGRVVNALGEPIDGKGPLGTSQTAPVERVAPGVIWRKSVDQPVQTGYKSVDAMIPIGRGQRELVIGDRQTGKTALAIDAVINQKNTGIKCVYVAIGQKASTVANIVRKLEENGALAHTIVVAATASESAAMQYISAYAGCTMGEYFMDRGEDALIVYDDLSKQAVAYRQISLLLKRPPGREAYPGDVFYLHSRLLERAARVSEDYVEQFTKGEVKGKTGSLTALPIIETQAGDVSAFVPTNVISITDGQIFLETDLFNAGIRPAVNAGISVSRVGGAAQTKIIKKLSGGIRISLAQYRELAAFAQFASDLDEATRKQLERGQRVTELMKQKQYLPMSIANQALSIYAVNEGYLDDVPVNKLLAFEEGLHAHFANTQGELIAKVNDTGDWNGDIEAAFKKGIGEFKTTGSW; via the coding sequence ATGGCAACCACGCTCAACCCCTCCGAAATCAGCGAACTGATCAAGAACCGCATCGAGCAGGTCAAGCTGGCCGCGGAGTCGCGCAACGAAGGTACGGTCACCAGCGTGTCCGACGGCATCGTGCGCATCTTCGGCCTGGCCGACGTGATGCAGGGCGAAATGATCGAACTGCCGAACGACACCTACGCCCTGGCGCTGAACCTGGAGCGCGACTCGGTCGGCGCCGTGGTGCTCGGCGACTACGAGAGCCTGCGCGAAGGCGACGTGGCCAAGACCACCGGCCGCATCCTGGAAGTGCCGGTCGGCAAGGAGCTGCTGGGCCGCGTGGTCAACGCGCTGGGCGAGCCGATCGACGGCAAGGGCCCGCTGGGCACCAGCCAGACCGCGCCGGTGGAGCGCGTCGCGCCGGGCGTGATCTGGCGCAAGTCGGTCGACCAGCCGGTGCAGACCGGCTACAAGTCGGTCGACGCGATGATCCCGATCGGCCGCGGCCAGCGCGAGCTGGTCATCGGCGACCGCCAGACCGGCAAGACCGCGCTGGCCATCGACGCGGTGATCAACCAGAAGAACACCGGCATCAAGTGCGTGTACGTGGCGATCGGGCAGAAGGCCTCGACCGTGGCCAACATCGTGCGCAAGCTGGAAGAGAACGGCGCGCTGGCCCACACCATCGTGGTCGCCGCGACCGCCTCCGAATCGGCGGCGATGCAGTACATCAGCGCCTACGCCGGCTGCACCATGGGCGAGTACTTCATGGATCGCGGCGAAGACGCGCTGATCGTGTACGACGATCTGTCCAAGCAGGCCGTGGCCTACCGCCAGATCTCGCTGCTGCTGAAGCGCCCGCCGGGCCGCGAAGCCTACCCGGGCGACGTGTTCTACCTGCACAGCCGCCTGCTGGAGCGCGCCGCGCGCGTGTCCGAGGACTACGTGGAGCAGTTCACCAAGGGCGAGGTCAAGGGCAAGACCGGTTCGCTGACCGCGCTGCCGATCATCGAGACCCAGGCCGGCGACGTGTCCGCGTTCGTGCCGACCAACGTGATCTCGATCACCGACGGCCAGATCTTCCTGGAAACCGACCTGTTCAACGCCGGCATCCGCCCGGCGGTGAACGCCGGTATCTCGGTGTCGCGCGTCGGCGGCGCCGCGCAGACCAAGATCATCAAGAAGCTCTCCGGCGGCATCCGCATCTCGCTGGCGCAGTACCGCGAGCTGGCGGCGTTCGCGCAGTTCGCCTCGGACCTGGACGAAGCCACCCGCAAGCAGCTTGAGCGCGGCCAGCGCGTCACCGAGCTGATGAAGCAGAAGCAGTACCTGCCGATGTCCATCGCCAACCAGGCGCTGTCGATCTACGCCGTCAACGAGGGCTACCTCGACGACGTGCCGGTCAACAAGCTGCTGGCGTTCGAAGAGGGCCTGCACGCCCACTTCGCCAACACCCAGGGCGAGCTGATCGCCAAGGTCAACGACACCGGCGACTGGAACGGCGACATCGAGGCCGCGTTCAAGAAGGGCATCGGCGAGTTCAAAACCACCGGTAGCTGGTAA
- a CDS encoding F0F1 ATP synthase subunit epsilon translates to MSTIRCDIVSAEHEIYHGDATLVVATGELGELGIAPKHAPLITRLKPGKVVVTTPSGEQLDFAISGGILEVQPQVVTILADTAIRAQDIDEASVRKAKEEAERLLANRGEGMDVAEAQAKLAEVTAQLQALERLRKNLKH, encoded by the coding sequence ATGAGCACCATCCGTTGCGACATCGTCAGCGCCGAGCATGAGATCTACCACGGCGACGCCACCCTGGTGGTCGCGACCGGCGAACTGGGCGAGCTGGGCATCGCGCCCAAGCACGCGCCGCTGATCACCCGGCTCAAGCCCGGCAAGGTGGTGGTGACCACCCCGAGCGGCGAGCAGCTGGACTTCGCCATTTCCGGCGGCATCCTCGAGGTGCAGCCGCAGGTGGTGACGATCCTGGCCGACACCGCGATCCGCGCGCAGGACATCGACGAGGCGTCGGTGCGCAAGGCCAAGGAAGAAGCCGAGCGCCTGCTCGCCAACCGCGGCGAAGGCATGGACGTGGCCGAGGCGCAGGCCAAGCTGGCCGAGGTCACCGCGCAGCTGCAGGCGCTGGAGCGCCTGCGCAAGAACCTCAAGCACTGA